The following are from one region of the Salvia hispanica cultivar TCC Black 2014 chromosome 1, UniMelb_Shisp_WGS_1.0, whole genome shotgun sequence genome:
- the LOC125220526 gene encoding nucleobase-ascorbate transporter 11 isoform X2, translating to MEGGSRPERENKDAKGRRRGEKLGSVLEPNIEPFVPRKGYDPNELRSWAKKTGFVSTFSGETQTSASGYADLERGGVLPKNESISPKIEIDPILGRTRRRGPEIEPLRGAANAREGFKDGVESEVGRNGAGEESLGADNASNGQGAGANAPHMEPKSSEDVRVYQDEDDLGDGGWQPSPKLILGLKDNPGYVPIIFYGLQHYLSLAGSLIFIPLIIIPAMGGTDKDTATVISTMLLLSGITTILHSYFGTRLPLVQGSSFVYLAPALAIMNSREFRNLTENRFRHTMRELQGAIIVGSVFQCAMGFSGMMSLFLRFINPVVVAPTVTALGLAFFSFGFPQAGACVEISIPEIFLVLVFTLVPLSVMIIWAYAFFLTAGGAYNYKGCSADVPSSNILIDACRKHAYTMKHCRTDVSDAMRTAAWVRIPYPLQWGIPIFRLRTSLIMIFVSVVASVESVGTYHTASMRINTKAPTPCIVSRGIGLEGFCSVLAGLWGTGTGSTTLTENVHTIDITKVASRKVVEFGAMFLIVFSFIGKVGAILASIPQALAAAVLCFMWALVVALGLSTLQYTQTASFRNITIVGVSLFLGLSIPAYIQQYLPESSLILPSYLIPYSAASDGPVHTGYKGLDFAMNGLLSLNMVVTFLIAFVLDNTVPGSRQERGVYIWSNVEDLATDPSALSDYELPGKVCRWAKCLGVQ from the exons AAAGGGTATGACCCGAATGAGCTGAGGTCTTGGGCTAAGAAGACTGGTTTCGTGTCTACCTTTTCCGGTGAGACTCAGACAAGTGCGAGTGGGTATGCTGATTTGGAGAGGGGTGGTGTTCTCCCTAAGAACGAGTCCATTTCTCCCAAGATTGAAATTGATCCTATTTTGGGGAGGACTAGGAGGAGAGGGCCTGAGATCGAACCACTTAGAGGAGCTGCCAATGCGAGGGAGGGGTTTAAAGATGGAGTGGAGAGTGAGGTGGGCAGGAATGGAGCGGGGGAGGAGAGTTTGGGCGCGGATAATGCGTCGAATGGACAGGGTGCTGGGGCGAATGCGCCGCATATGGAGCCTAAGAGTAGCGAGGATGTTCGTGTGTATCAGGATGAAGATGATTTGGGGGATGGGGGATGGCAACCCTCGCCAAAATTGATTTTGGGACTCAAGGATAATCCCGGTTATG TGCCTATTATATTCTACGGTTTGCAACACTATCTGTCATTGGCTGGTTCTCTTATTTTCATTCCTCTGATCATTATACCTGCAATGGGCGGAACAGAC AAGGATACTGCTACAGTAATTTCCACTATGTTGCTGCTTTCTGGTATCACAACAATACTACACTCATACTTTGGTACTCGCCTTCCCTTGGTTCAGGGCAGTTCATTTGTTTATCTGGCACCTGCATTAGCAATCATGAATTCACGAGAGTTCCGGAATCTGACTGAAAAT AGATTCCGGCATACAATGAGGGAATTACAGGGCGCTATAATTGTTGGTTCAGTTTTCCAGTGCGCCATGGGTTTCAGTGGCATGATGTCTCTATTCTTGAG GTTCATAAACCCTGTTGTGGTTGCACCCACAGTTACAGCATTGGGTTTAGCGTTTTTCAGCTTTGGCTTCCCTCAAGCCGGTGCTTGCGTGGAAATTAGCATTCCAGAGATCTTTTTGGTTCTTGTGTTTACCTTG GTACCCTTAAGTGTTATGATCATATGGGCGTATGCATTTTTTCTGACAGCTGGTGGGGCTTATAACTACAAAGGCTGCAGTGCTGACGTACCAAGTTCAAATATTCTTATTGATGCTTGTCGGAAGCATGCATATACAATGAAGCATTGCAGGACTGACGTTTCTGATGCAATGAGAACCGCTGCATGGGTCAGGATCCCATACCCTTTACAGTGGGGTATTCCAATTTTCCGGTTGCGAACTTCACTCATAATGATTTTTGTATCAGTTGTTGCATCAGTTGAATCG GTAGGGACGTATCACACTGCATCCATGAGAATCAATACAAAGGCTCCAACCCCTTGCATTGTTAGTCGAGGAATTGGGTTAGAAGGTTTTTGCAGTGTACTGGCTGGACTTTGGGGCACAGGCACTGGGTCAACTACATTGACTGAGAACGTGCACACCATTGATATAACTAAGGTTGCAAGCCGAAAAGTTGTGGAATTTGGAGCAATGTTCTTAATTGTCTTCTCGTTTATAG GGAAAGTTGGTGCCATTCTTGCTTCGATACCACAAGCTTTAGCCGCAGCTGTCCTTTGCTTCATGTGGGCTCTGGTTGTGGCATTAGGTCTCTCGACTCTGCAATACACTCAAACAGCTAGTTTTAGAAACATAACAATTGTAGGCGTCTCGTTGTTCCTTGGTTTATCCATCCCTGCGTATATTCAGCAGTACCTACCGGAATCCAGTCTGATCCTACCCAGTTATCTTATACCCTACTCGGCTGCTTCTGATGGACCAGTCCACACTGGATATAAAGGA CTCGATTTTGCAATGAACGGCCTTCTGTCACTGAACATGGTGGTGACGTTCTTGATAGCATTTGTACTAGACAACACAGTTCCGGGAAGTAGGCAAGAACGAGGAGTTTACATATGGtcgaatgttgaagatttagCGACAGATCCATCGGCACTATCAGATTACGAACTCCCGGGTAAAGTTTGTCGATGGGCGAAATGTTTGGGTGTTCAATGA
- the LOC125220526 gene encoding nucleobase-ascorbate transporter 11 isoform X1 has protein sequence MEGGSRPERENKDAKGRRRGEKLGSVLEPNIEPFVPRKGYDPNELRSWAKKTGFVSTFSGETQTSASGYADLERGGVLPKNESISPKIEIDPILGRTRRRGPEIEPLRGAANAREGFKDGVESEVGRNGAGEESLGADNASNGQGAGANAPHMEPKSSEDVRVYQDEDDLGDGGWQPSPKLILGLKDNPGYVPIIFYGLQHYLSLAGSLIFIPLIIIPAMGGTDKDTATVISTMLLLSGITTILHSYFGTRLPLVQGSSFVYLAPALAIMNSREFRNLTENRFRHTMRELQGAIIVGSVFQCAMGFSGMMSLFLRFINPVVVAPTVTALGLAFFSFGFPQAGACVEISIPEIFLVLVFTLYLRGVSVFGNRVFRIYAVPLSVMIIWAYAFFLTAGGAYNYKGCSADVPSSNILIDACRKHAYTMKHCRTDVSDAMRTAAWVRIPYPLQWGIPIFRLRTSLIMIFVSVVASVESVGTYHTASMRINTKAPTPCIVSRGIGLEGFCSVLAGLWGTGTGSTTLTENVHTIDITKVASRKVVEFGAMFLIVFSFIGKVGAILASIPQALAAAVLCFMWALVVALGLSTLQYTQTASFRNITIVGVSLFLGLSIPAYIQQYLPESSLILPSYLIPYSAASDGPVHTGYKGLDFAMNGLLSLNMVVTFLIAFVLDNTVPGSRQERGVYIWSNVEDLATDPSALSDYELPGKVCRWAKCLGVQ, from the exons AAAGGGTATGACCCGAATGAGCTGAGGTCTTGGGCTAAGAAGACTGGTTTCGTGTCTACCTTTTCCGGTGAGACTCAGACAAGTGCGAGTGGGTATGCTGATTTGGAGAGGGGTGGTGTTCTCCCTAAGAACGAGTCCATTTCTCCCAAGATTGAAATTGATCCTATTTTGGGGAGGACTAGGAGGAGAGGGCCTGAGATCGAACCACTTAGAGGAGCTGCCAATGCGAGGGAGGGGTTTAAAGATGGAGTGGAGAGTGAGGTGGGCAGGAATGGAGCGGGGGAGGAGAGTTTGGGCGCGGATAATGCGTCGAATGGACAGGGTGCTGGGGCGAATGCGCCGCATATGGAGCCTAAGAGTAGCGAGGATGTTCGTGTGTATCAGGATGAAGATGATTTGGGGGATGGGGGATGGCAACCCTCGCCAAAATTGATTTTGGGACTCAAGGATAATCCCGGTTATG TGCCTATTATATTCTACGGTTTGCAACACTATCTGTCATTGGCTGGTTCTCTTATTTTCATTCCTCTGATCATTATACCTGCAATGGGCGGAACAGAC AAGGATACTGCTACAGTAATTTCCACTATGTTGCTGCTTTCTGGTATCACAACAATACTACACTCATACTTTGGTACTCGCCTTCCCTTGGTTCAGGGCAGTTCATTTGTTTATCTGGCACCTGCATTAGCAATCATGAATTCACGAGAGTTCCGGAATCTGACTGAAAAT AGATTCCGGCATACAATGAGGGAATTACAGGGCGCTATAATTGTTGGTTCAGTTTTCCAGTGCGCCATGGGTTTCAGTGGCATGATGTCTCTATTCTTGAG GTTCATAAACCCTGTTGTGGTTGCACCCACAGTTACAGCATTGGGTTTAGCGTTTTTCAGCTTTGGCTTCCCTCAAGCCGGTGCTTGCGTGGAAATTAGCATTCCAGAGATCTTTTTGGTTCTTGTGTTTACCTTG TACCTGAGAGGAGTATCTGTTTTTGGCAACAGAGTTTTCCGAATCTATGCA GTACCCTTAAGTGTTATGATCATATGGGCGTATGCATTTTTTCTGACAGCTGGTGGGGCTTATAACTACAAAGGCTGCAGTGCTGACGTACCAAGTTCAAATATTCTTATTGATGCTTGTCGGAAGCATGCATATACAATGAAGCATTGCAGGACTGACGTTTCTGATGCAATGAGAACCGCTGCATGGGTCAGGATCCCATACCCTTTACAGTGGGGTATTCCAATTTTCCGGTTGCGAACTTCACTCATAATGATTTTTGTATCAGTTGTTGCATCAGTTGAATCG GTAGGGACGTATCACACTGCATCCATGAGAATCAATACAAAGGCTCCAACCCCTTGCATTGTTAGTCGAGGAATTGGGTTAGAAGGTTTTTGCAGTGTACTGGCTGGACTTTGGGGCACAGGCACTGGGTCAACTACATTGACTGAGAACGTGCACACCATTGATATAACTAAGGTTGCAAGCCGAAAAGTTGTGGAATTTGGAGCAATGTTCTTAATTGTCTTCTCGTTTATAG GGAAAGTTGGTGCCATTCTTGCTTCGATACCACAAGCTTTAGCCGCAGCTGTCCTTTGCTTCATGTGGGCTCTGGTTGTGGCATTAGGTCTCTCGACTCTGCAATACACTCAAACAGCTAGTTTTAGAAACATAACAATTGTAGGCGTCTCGTTGTTCCTTGGTTTATCCATCCCTGCGTATATTCAGCAGTACCTACCGGAATCCAGTCTGATCCTACCCAGTTATCTTATACCCTACTCGGCTGCTTCTGATGGACCAGTCCACACTGGATATAAAGGA CTCGATTTTGCAATGAACGGCCTTCTGTCACTGAACATGGTGGTGACGTTCTTGATAGCATTTGTACTAGACAACACAGTTCCGGGAAGTAGGCAAGAACGAGGAGTTTACATATGGtcgaatgttgaagatttagCGACAGATCCATCGGCACTATCAGATTACGAACTCCCGGGTAAAGTTTGTCGATGGGCGAAATGTTTGGGTGTTCAATGA